Proteins encoded within one genomic window of Gasterosteus aculeatus chromosome 18, fGasAcu3.hap1.1, whole genome shotgun sequence:
- the LOC120808392 gene encoding trace amine-associated receptor 1-like, translating into MEPEQTDNGFNAVSDLHPCYESDNGTYSFTSNFSISCVSLYVFLGGLSVVTICGNLLVIISVSYFKQLHVATNFLILSLAVADLLVGVVVFPFSMVFTVTSCWHHEGLFCKVRGGFDVTLSTASILHLCCISIDRYYAVCQPLSYKSKVNDRVTGMMILMSWSVPLLIGICIIIAGFNQGKCEESCLIDALISTTLACIFSFYIPVIIMLSIYLKIFLVAKRQAISIQITTGLTKKSGTTVSKRERKATKTLAIVLGVFLLCWAPYFLCMIFQPITYNVTPISVIETLNWLALSNSMLNPFIYAFFYSWFRSAFKIIICGKVFWGNFANSKLL; encoded by the coding sequence ATGGAACCAGAACAGACTGACAACGGGTTTAATGCTGTTAGTGACTTACATCCCTGCTACGAATCAGATAATGGAACGTACTCATTTACCAGCAACTTCTCCATATCATGTGTTTCATTATATGTTTTCCTTGGCGGATTATCTGTTGTCACAATATGCGGAAACCTTCTCGTAATAATCTCAGTTTCTTACTTCAAACAGCTTCACGTCGCTACTAACTTCCTCATTCTGTCACTGGCTGTTGCTGATCTGCTTGTCGGAGTTGTGGTCTTTCCTTTCAGCATGGTTTTCACTGTGACCTCATGTTGGCATCATGAGGGTTTGTTCTGTAAAGTGAGAGGAGGCTTCGATGTTACACTGAGCACGGCTTCTATTTTGCACTTGTGCTGTATTTCTATTGACAGATACTACGCTGTATGTCAGCCCCTCTCTtataaaagtaaagtaaatgatCGTGTCACTGGGATGATGATCCTGATGAGCTGGTCCGTGCCTCTTCTAATTGGCATCTGCATTATAATTGCAGGTTTTAATCAAGGAAAATGTGAAGAAAGTTGCTTAATTGATGCTCTTATATCAACCACTCTGgcgtgtattttttctttttatattccaGTCATTATAATGCTCAGTATCTACCTGAAAATTTTCCTTGTTGCAAAGAGACAGGCAATCAGTATTCAGATCACAACCGGTCTGACCAAAAAGTCTGGAACAACTGTGagtaagagggagagaaaggccaCTAAAACTCTCGCAAttgttttgggagtttttctCTTATGTTGGGCTCCATACTTTCTTTGTATGATTTTTCAGCCTATAACATACAATGTGACACCAATTTCTGTAATTGAAACTCTTAACTGGCTTGCACTGTCAAATTCAATGctcaatccatttatttatgcTTTCTTTTACAGCTGGTTCAGATCAGCTTTCAAAATTATCATCTGTGGGAAAGTATTTTGGGGGAATTTTGCAAACTCAAAACTCCTGTGA
- the LOC120808359 gene encoding trace amine-associated receptor 1-like, protein MKLDMEINKTNVLTEIHPCYEIDVSYVLAINPSAECALFHIFLGLLSAITVCGNLLVIIAIIYFKQLQNSTNFLILSLAVADLLVGVLVFPLTMQFSITLCLYDEDIFCKVRSTFDVLLCTCSILNLCCISVDRYYAVCQPLTYRAKINNHVVAIMILVSWGASIVIGISFIIIGIYQEKCAAKCAIVALMANILGLVFSFYLPTIVMLFIYLKIFLVAQRQARRIQNTTSQRTKGGGTVKMERKATKTLAIVIGLFLIAWLPFFLCTTVLSFSRVNVPLPLIELLNWFALSNSTLNPFIYALFYSWFRSAFRIIISGKIFQGNLKNTNLH, encoded by the coding sequence ATGAAGTTGGATATGGAAATCAACAAGACTAATGTTCTTACCGAGATACATCCCTGCTATGAAATAGACGTATCTTATGTACTTGCAATCAACCCTTCTGCAGAATGTGCATTGTTTCATATTTTCCTTGGCCTGTTATCTGCTATAACTGTATGTGGAAACCTTCTTGTAATAATCGCCATCATTTACTTCAAACAGCTCCAAAATTCTACAAACTTCCTCATACTCTCTCTTGCTGTGGCTGACCTACTTGTTGGGGTTTTAGTCTTTCCTCTTACCATGCAATTCTCCATAACCTTATGTCTATACGATGAAGATATATTTTGTAAAGTACGCAGCACCTTTGATGTATTATTGTGCACATGTTCTATTCTAAACTTGTGTTGTATTTCAGTTGATCGATATTATGCTGTGTGTCAGCCTTTGACATACAGAGCTAAGATAAATAATCACGTTGTTGCCATCATGATCTTGGTAAGCTGGGGGGCTTCTATTGTAATTGGAATCAGCTTCATTATTATAGGAATTTATCAAGAAAAATGTGCTGCAAAATGTGCAATTGTTGCTTTAATGGCAAACATTTTGGGACTTGTTTTCTCCTTTTACCTCCCTACAATTGTAATGCTGTTTATCTACCTAAAGATTTTCCTAGTGGCACAGAGACAAGCACGCCGCATCCAGAACACAACGAGTCAGAGGACAAAGGGTGGGGGAACAgtcaagatggagagaaaggCCACCAAAACTCTGGCTATTGTGATAGGATTATTTTTGATTGCTTggcttcctttctttctctgtaccaCCGTTCTTTCTTTTAGTCGTGTTAATGTGCCGCTTCCCCTGATTGAATTACTTAATTGGTTTGCGTTGTCAAATTCTACGCTCAATCCGTTTATTTACGCTTTGTTTTACAGCTGGTTCAGATCAGCTTTCAGAATCATCATTTCCGGAAAGATATTTCAAGGTAATTTAAAGAATACAAACCtacactga